The following are from one region of the Arachis duranensis cultivar V14167 chromosome 10, aradu.V14167.gnm2.J7QH, whole genome shotgun sequence genome:
- the LOC107471639 gene encoding cytosolic sulfotransferase 15-like — translation MAPTQFPKSKISDDGIGKDANEIELEIEEEQLSQECKKLILNLPREKGWRTPYLYLYQGFWCQPTEILAISTFQKHFQAKDTDVLIATVPKSGTTWLKALTFATLKRNYYSPASGNHPLLESNPHNLVPFFEYTLYSTKENVPDLSDLSEPRIFGTHVPFASLPNSIVKDTKTKIVYICRNPFDTFVSSWFFTNKIKPASSPELPIEEAFDLYCKGVVGYGPFWDHMLGYWKESIERPNKVLFLKYEDLKEDVNLQLKRVAMFLDCPFTLEEENCGVVESIVKLCSFENMKELEVNKKGTFGRNFENKFLFRKGEIGDWVNYFTPSMVEKLTKVMEEKFCGSGLSFRLHLDSVVSKAETGIK, via the coding sequence ATGGCTCCAACCCAATTCCCGAAATCTAAAATAAGTGATGATGGGATTGGGAAAGATGCAAATGAAATTGAATTAGAGATTGAGGAGGAGCAACTAAGCCAAGAATGTAAGAAACTTATTCTCAATCTCCCAAGAGAGAAAGGTTGGAGAACACCTTATCTCTATTTATACCAAGGTTTTTGGTGCCAACCAACTGAAATTCTAGCCATAAGCACTTTTCAAAAGCACTTCCAAGCAAAAGACACTGATGTGCTTATAGCCACTGTCCCAAAATCAGGGACAACATGGTTGAAAGCACTCACCTTTGCCACTTTAAAGCGCAACTACTATTCCCCTGCCTCTGGAAACCATCCTTTACTTGAATCCAATCCCCATAACCTTGTTCCTTTCTTTGAATACACACTCTATAGTACCAAAGAAAATGTCCCTGATCTTTCTGATTTATCTGAGCCTAGAATCTTTGGCACTCATGTTCCTTTCGCTTCATTGCCGAATTCAATTGTGAAAGATACCAAAACCAAGATAGTATACATTTGCAGGAACCCTTTTGACACTTTCGTGTCGTCGTGGTTTTTCACCAACAAAATCAAGCCGGCGAGTTCGCCGGAGTTGCCAATAGAAGAAGCTTTTGATTTGTACTGCAAAGGAGTTGTGGGGTATGGTCCATTTTGGGATCATATGTTGGGGTATTGGAAAGAGAGCATTGAGAGGCCAAACAAGGTTTTGTTCTTGAAATATGAGGATTTGAAAGAAGATGTCAATCTCCAATTGAAAAGGGTGGCTATGTTCTTGGATTGCCCTTTTACTTTGGAGGAAGAGAATTGTGGTGTGGTTGAGAGCATAGTGAAGCTGTGCAGCTTTGAGAATATGAAGGAGTTGGAAGTTAATAAGAAAGGGACATTTGGGAGGAACTTTGAGAACAAGTTCTTGTTTAGGAAGGGTGAGATTGGTGACTGGGTTAACTATTTTACTCCTTCAATGGTGGAAAAGTTGACCAAAGTCATGGAAGAGAAGTTCTGTGGGTCAGGTTTGTCGTTCAGGTTGCATTTAGATTCTGTTGTCTCCAAAGCAGAAACaggaataaaataa